Proteins co-encoded in one Chitinivorax sp. B genomic window:
- the speD gene encoding adenosylmethionine decarboxylase, giving the protein MNLSEVTCPHGQHLLADFHGVPASKLADPVLIETALRQAAVAAGATPIHGHFHHFGEGQGVTGVLLLQESHISIHTWPEDNFAAIDVFMCGAAQPRQALITLQQLLAPSNCWITDHRRGRLPVEPHLT; this is encoded by the coding sequence ATGAACCTGTCAGAAGTGACCTGCCCGCACGGCCAGCACCTGCTGGCCGATTTTCATGGTGTGCCTGCCAGCAAGCTGGCTGACCCTGTGTTGATCGAAACCGCGCTGCGACAAGCTGCAGTTGCGGCCGGGGCAACACCCATCCACGGCCATTTCCATCACTTTGGCGAAGGCCAAGGAGTGACGGGTGTACTGTTGCTACAAGAATCCCACATCAGCATTCATACCTGGCCCGAAGATAACTTTGCCGCCATTGACGTTTTCATGTGCGGGGCCGCCCAACCACGCCAGGCATTGATCACATTGCAGCAATTACTGGCACCGTCAAACTGCTGGATTACCGATCATCGGCGTGGCAGGTTACCCGTTGAGCCCCATTTGACCTGA
- a CDS encoding alpha/beta hydrolase → MAAAHRSDDWRGVSKLTVDAVIAISDIAEMLHMTILRSSGRWVFGIDKPIGGITSLAYRSVRSVARLTGGSLDTALFKLAPLLVDTSRWPGRPALLAAINGVLGDYLAESGNPLAIPMTVRHQGTELTLAPQALADTVPDAGSRLLVMVHGLCMNDRQWLRRGHDHGAELAKVLGYTPLYLHYNSGLHISHNGQSLDQMLEDLVAIWPVKVTSLTLIGHSMGGLVARSACHYASLSGHHWRSLLDKLICLGTPHHGAPLERSGNWFHLLMDSNRYTAPFARLGKLRSAGITDLRHGSLLDEDWQSHDRFAHAGDQRQPVPLPAGVACYAAAAAVGDTTAKLGSQLAGDGLVPLDSALGQHSDPERSLNFPAEHCWIGYRMNHLDLLNRPEVYAQLKTWLQAGT, encoded by the coding sequence ATGGCCGCAGCACATCGTTCAGACGATTGGCGTGGTGTCAGCAAGCTGACGGTCGATGCTGTCATCGCCATCAGTGACATCGCGGAAATGCTGCACATGACCATTCTTCGAAGCAGCGGGCGTTGGGTATTCGGAATCGACAAACCCATCGGTGGCATCACTTCGTTGGCCTACCGCTCAGTACGAAGCGTGGCGCGCCTGACTGGTGGCAGCCTCGACACCGCTTTGTTCAAGCTGGCCCCGCTGCTGGTCGATACGAGCCGCTGGCCAGGACGGCCAGCACTGCTGGCGGCCATCAATGGAGTATTAGGCGACTATTTGGCGGAAAGTGGTAATCCGCTGGCCATCCCGATGACAGTGCGACATCAAGGTACAGAACTGACTTTGGCCCCACAGGCATTGGCTGACACGGTACCAGATGCTGGATCACGGCTGTTGGTCATGGTTCATGGCCTATGTATGAACGATCGCCAATGGTTGCGCCGGGGCCACGACCATGGTGCAGAACTGGCGAAAGTGTTGGGTTACACACCGCTCTACCTGCATTACAACAGCGGGTTACATATCTCCCATAACGGCCAGTCGCTTGATCAAATGCTGGAAGACCTGGTGGCCATCTGGCCTGTCAAGGTCACATCACTGACACTGATCGGCCACAGCATGGGAGGCTTGGTAGCACGTAGTGCATGTCATTACGCCAGTCTGTCAGGACACCATTGGCGCAGCCTGCTCGACAAATTGATCTGCCTGGGTACGCCGCACCATGGCGCCCCTCTGGAACGTAGCGGCAACTGGTTTCATCTGTTGATGGACAGCAACCGTTACACAGCCCCCTTCGCCAGACTGGGCAAGTTACGTAGCGCCGGCATCACTGATCTGCGGCACGGTAGTCTGCTGGATGAGGACTGGCAATCTCATGATCGCTTTGCTCATGCCGGTGATCAGCGTCAACCCGTTCCGCTACCGGCCGGTGTAGCCTGCTACGCGGCGGCGGCAGCGGTGGGCGATACCACGGCAAAGTTGGGCAGCCAACTTGCGGGGGATGGGTTAGTGCCACTGGATAGTGCATTAGGCCAACACTCCGATCCTGAGCGATCTCTGAACTTTCCGGCGGAACATTGTTGGATTGGTTATCGCATGAATCACCTTGATCTGCTCAACCGGCCCGAGGTGTATGCACAATTGAAGACATGGCTGCAAGCAGGCACCTGA
- a CDS encoding DUF4178 domain-containing protein → MSSVIEDFSPIQITTSGVYQGKAFGVVGRIQLRYDAGFWNEWYVLFDDGTPGWLSDSSGQYVMTVPLPTPAKMPAFEQIKPGMSLNFDKTAFIAADVRTAQCVGGQGELPFQVGEGWQAHVADFRSKERFVTLDFSDGHDPAAYMGDAVTLQSLQCQLLRTDEQITQSAGKMRGKVQTLECPGCGSPIKYRSGAAMQVACPACHAEVDCTGDKATVLQKHDELEKITPTIALGTVLTIDKVRWNSIGFMRCREIGDPGEWTEYLLYHPMKGFMWLVETDEGWDKVEVLNTWPDQFSNSSARFDGTSYTKYVEYGSEVIYAAGSFNWRVSVGDKTWITDYRQGNIKLTQERNSNELSWSRSESVSTDQIATWLGKPGKVPRTTSKRDTVDEEISPLHSTAKAFTWMLLIFNVPILFGSGFAGIILLGVALLALWWPTFNKGDDS, encoded by the coding sequence ATGTCCTCCGTAATCGAAGACTTCTCGCCTATCCAGATCACCACCTCCGGTGTTTACCAAGGCAAGGCCTTCGGCGTGGTCGGGCGCATTCAATTGCGTTATGACGCTGGCTTCTGGAACGAATGGTATGTCTTGTTCGATGACGGCACACCGGGTTGGCTGTCAGATTCGTCCGGCCAATACGTAATGACGGTACCGCTGCCGACACCAGCCAAAATGCCGGCTTTCGAGCAGATCAAGCCTGGTATGTCGCTCAATTTCGACAAAACCGCCTTTATCGCTGCTGATGTCCGAACTGCGCAATGTGTCGGTGGACAGGGCGAGCTTCCATTTCAGGTTGGCGAGGGTTGGCAGGCACATGTAGCAGATTTCCGAAGCAAAGAACGTTTTGTGACGCTGGACTTCTCGGATGGCCACGACCCAGCAGCTTATATGGGTGATGCAGTCACCTTGCAAAGCCTGCAGTGCCAATTGTTACGTACTGATGAGCAAATCACCCAAAGCGCTGGCAAGATGCGCGGCAAGGTGCAGACCCTGGAATGCCCAGGCTGTGGCAGCCCCATCAAATATCGTTCCGGTGCCGCCATGCAGGTGGCCTGCCCAGCCTGTCATGCAGAGGTGGATTGCACAGGGGATAAGGCAACTGTGCTGCAAAAGCACGATGAGCTGGAAAAAATCACGCCGACCATCGCACTGGGCACTGTACTGACAATCGATAAAGTTCGTTGGAACAGTATCGGTTTCATGCGCTGCCGAGAGATCGGCGATCCAGGCGAATGGACGGAATACCTGCTGTATCACCCCATGAAGGGATTCATGTGGTTGGTGGAAACCGATGAAGGTTGGGATAAGGTGGAGGTTCTCAACACTTGGCCGGATCAATTCTCCAACAGTTCGGCCCGGTTTGATGGCACCAGTTACACCAAGTATGTCGAGTATGGCAGCGAGGTCATCTATGCTGCTGGTTCTTTCAACTGGCGAGTATCAGTTGGCGACAAAACGTGGATCACCGACTACCGGCAAGGCAACATCAAACTCACACAAGAACGCAATAGCAACGAACTGAGTTGGTCCAGATCGGAATCCGTCAGCACTGATCAGATTGCCACCTGGCTCGGTAAGCCTGGCAAAGTACCGCGTACCACCAGTAAACGCGACACGGTGGACGAAGAAATTTCACCACTGCACAGCACAGCCAAAGCATTTACCTGGATGTTGCTGATTTTCAATGTGCCGATCCTGTTTGGTAGTGGCTTTGCCGGGATCATTCTGCTAGGTGTCGCGTTGCTCGCGCTATGGTGGCCAACCTTCAACAAAGGTGATGACAGCTGA